In the genome of Deltaproteobacteria bacterium, one region contains:
- a CDS encoding ABC transporter ATP-binding protein: MALIEMENIKKDYFLGETVVQALQGIDLKIDQGEFVAIWGPSGSGKTTLLNLIGAIDEPTEGSLAIAGRDIRSLSDNQRSELRNETIGFIFQGFNLVPVLSGLENVMLPLQIKGASSAEAKARAMTRLKAVGLADLVHHRPFKMSGGQQQRVAIARALVTDPSLVIADEPTANLDSETARMIIGLMRSLNEKEKTTFIFSTHDQRLLDQVDRLVRLEDGRIVEGGVRP, from the coding sequence ATGGCTTTAATTGAAATGGAAAACATAAAAAAAGATTATTTCCTGGGGGAAACCGTTGTCCAGGCCCTTCAGGGGATCGACCTCAAAATCGATCAGGGAGAATTTGTGGCCATCTGGGGACCGTCCGGTTCCGGCAAGACCACCCTTTTAAACCTGATCGGGGCTATTGATGAACCCACGGAAGGATCCCTGGCCATTGCCGGCCGGGATATTCGTTCCTTATCGGATAACCAGCGAAGCGAACTGCGTAACGAAACCATCGGCTTTATCTTCCAGGGGTTTAACCTGGTTCCGGTCCTTTCCGGCCTGGAGAATGTCATGCTGCCTCTGCAGATCAAGGGGGCCTCATCGGCTGAGGCCAAAGCCAGGGCCATGACACGGCTTAAGGCCGTGGGCCTGGCCGATCTGGTCCACCATCGCCCCTTCAAAATGTCCGGCGGGCAGCAGCAACGGGTGGCCATTGCCCGGGCCCTGGTGACCGATCCCTCTCTGGTGATTGCCGATGAACCGACTGCCAACCTGGATTCGGAAACCGCCCGTATGATTATCGGCCTCATGCGTTCGCTCAATGAAAAAGAAAAGACCACCTTTATCTTTTCCACCCATGACCAGCGGCTTCTGGATCAGGTCGATCGTCTGGTGCGGTTGGAGGATGGGCGGATCGTGGAAGGAGGTGTGCGGCCATGA